In the Deltaproteobacteria bacterium genome, TCAAGATAATTCCTGAGATTATTCAGGTGAGTGCTGGTAAGAATCTGGTTTGGCTCGAAATTCGGATAAAAGTTTGATCTTTCCATTTTAATCCCCTTTGTTTTAATCCCTTTACATTATTCCCAGCGAAGTGTAATCCAGAACAATCTGGGGATCTTCGCTGCTGCCGCCCTCTTTGCAATCGTGAAGTTTTGCCAGTGGATAAACATTTTTCAGATTGAAAAGTATCGCTATAAGCCCGTTTGCCGCCGCTGAAAGCTCGTTCTCCGCCGCCTCAGGGTCGGCAAGCTCATCCCCGTAAATATTCCGGATCTTGCTTAACCAGTTTGAATAGGCCTCTTCCAGTTCCTTCATCTGCTTCAGATCAATCCAGCATATTCGGGGAAAGATATGGGCAGGCGTCTCCATGCGGATCGTCTTTTCCACAAACCTTCTAAAGTTCAGGTCCCGGAATTTCTCGGACCATGAAGGGAGTAAAACTGAAATTCTGAAGGAGTAAGGGTCTTCACCATGGCGGCAGGAAGGCTCTTCATAGTGAGCAACTTCAACACCCGTGCATGACGTATAAAATCCGTATTTTTCAGCGAGCCTGACAAGGCTGGAGTCGGTAAGCTCTTCTGAGGTAATTGTGTCGCTGTAGGGCATAGAAGCCTTCATTCGGTCAATCTCTTCCAATATTTCTGTCCTGGTGACACAAAAGTTGCTGGTGCCGATGATCTCGTTATTATCGGCAAGGATATTGAAATAGAAGGTATTATCTTTTGCCTTGAGCACCTTGAAATCCTCATCGGCATCACAAACATTTTTCCTGACCGAAGCGATGCCCTTGATGCAGCTGTCCAGCCGCTTATATCCCTCGCTTTTCAAAACAATATTCCCGTCGGGGTCTCTCAGCCTGAACCGCCATTCAAACTTCCTGCCCGGCGCTTTCGGACTGTCTTTAAAGACCTCAAAGCGGTGCGCCGCCACTTCCGCCTTTACCTTCTTCTCCCGCTTTTCTGCGGCAACAGGCAAAAGCCTGTAATCCCTGTTTCTGGGCCTGAGCAGAATATGCTCTATAATGTGAAAGCCTTCGACATCGCACCACTGCCTGAAATATTCAACAACCCGGTTAAAATCATTATTTCTTTCATCAACCGTCGCATAGGCCTTGCTTTCAGCGATGACGTCATTGCAATGATTGATCAGTTTAAAACCGCTTTCATCGGACAGATCATAATGGTCCTTATTGTCGCCATAAGCGAGTATGTACTGGAGCATGCTCTCGGCATATTCCATGTAGGTATATTCTGCGGAAGCGGTGAGCAAAACATTGGCGGCATCGTCGGGATCGAACAATTTGATCATATATTTGGCCGGATCGTTATCCGATGCGACGATCTTTAAATGTTCAGAGGCAAAGGTCCGGCGTTCATAGTCGCCAAAACCGAGCAGCCTGTAGATGCGCTTTTTCATGCCCGCAACATTGTCCGTTTCCCACAGGGGGTCTGCATCGGTATAATCAAAGGCCTTTCCCCGCTCAGAACTTATACAGGGATAGTCTTTCAGGAAGTCGATCTTGTCGCCTATTAATTTTTCGTATGAACTTTTACCCATGAGGGAATAAAGCAGTTGGCCATATTCCTCGATATTTTCGCAAAACCGCCCCATCAGGTGATCGAGAAACCTGTTCCTCCGTTCTTCAAAAAGCGCCTTGTCTTCAACAAGCCCGTAGAGATTGTTTTTATAGTCATTGTAATCAATATAGAGCGCTTCAATGCCCTTAATGGAAGAGAGTTCCTGCGTGAAATAGGTCTGGCTCACACTCTCATCAATGGAAAAGAGGTCCTTTACATGGGCAAGCTGCGCCAAATAGTCGGCAAAAAGCTGCTCGAAAAAAAGGAGGTATGCCTTTAATTGCTTTGACTGGGCCTTCCGCTCCGCTGTAGCGGAATCAGGGAGACCGCTAATGCCGATACCGTAACAGAGAGGAAAATCATGTTGAACAGGGTAAAACCTTTCGAGATATTTAAACTCCCCTTCGGGCATGGCGATATCTTTCTCATGGCCTTTCAGTTTATATTTTTTCCCGGCCCCGCTGAGTTCTTTAAGTTTTTTATCAACTTGCCCGGCGTTTGCAATATAAGGCATGGCGTCTTTGTAAAAAATAAACTTTGATCTTTCGACTTCAAGTTTCGGCGCCCGGTCATGGCCACTCAACTGAAGGATCCAGTTTTGATTGATCTGCGCCGGTTCTCCATCGACATAGCTCGTTAATAAAATATTTTTTACGGCAACGACCCCCTCTATATCCATGATAAAATTGATAATATCCGATACGCGCAGTTCACGGCGAAGACCGGCCTTTTCCAGTTCACTGCCGTCAATAAAACCGTGTTCGAGGAGAGGTCCCTCAAAAATTTCATCAATAGTCTTTCCTTTGTTCAACAATTCTTCAATGGTGTAAAAATTGATCTGAGGTGAAAAATATTGCGACACCCCGTGGTATATTTCCGCCAGAACAGCCTCGATATCGGCGTCACGGGCAACTTCGATATCGGCGCACAGGGCAATCTCCTCATATTCCACCGGCCTTACAGGCGGTAAAAAATCTTCACAAAGATTCCTGCTTTTATGAATCTGCTTTTCTACGGCATGGACAATCCCCTTCCGTTCATGCTCAGTCACCTCTTCTTCAAATTCAAGGAGAACCGTATAAAGCCCTTTCAGTATCACCTCCTTATCACCTTCCGCCTCTTCGAAGGTAAGTATGCTCTCTTCGTAATTGATCCAGACCGGCATGGGGGAAGCTTCCGCTATTTCGATCCAGGCATTTTTAACGCCCCTCACATCAACAAGGACCTTTCTCAGATCGGTAACGGTGACGGGGCTGCAAGGCAATATTTGGGCAGCCGTAAAAAATGAATCCGCCGGCGCCATGGGATCGTCAGAGCGGGCCGTCAGAATATCCTTGATATCATAAGAAGTCCTGTAGCTCAGTTCCGTAATGGCGTAACAGAGCAGTTCGAGAATGGTGACGCCGGGGTCATGGCTGTTGTAATCGGTCCACAACTTTGCGGCGAGCTTTTCCAGGAGCTCTATGCCGGTTTTTCTAAGAAAAGCATGGTCTTCAGCGGGCAGAAGCTCTCTGAATTTTGCTATGGCGTAAGTTTCAGTCATTTAAACTCTCTATATCGATGTCATGCTCATTGGAGGAAACGAGAATTGTCCTTGAAGAGGTGGCCAGCGCTTCCTCCACACTGATCTTCGGCCCTTCTTCATTAACAAGGTGAAACAGTTCAAAATCCGTTAAATAATCAACATAGGAACGCTCTTCGATAAAATTGATAATATAGGAACCATGTATCTTGCCCCCGAAAGTAATATCAGCCCCTTCATCGTAAGCCCAGGGTGAAAGAAATTTCCTGATATCTTCATTGAGCACATTTTGATAATTGCCCTTGTCGACACCGGCGTGAAATTTGACCTTGAACCTGGCATAGACCTGTTCATAAGAAGGGTTGGTCACTTCGAGCGCTACAAATTGGGAAATATGCTTTTTCAGGTACTCCCTGATTTCATACAGTGTATTTGTGCTTGCTTTCGGTCTCAGCATGTCAACGGCATTCTGGTTTCTAAGATTTGCAATGGGAACGATGGTCACGGAGCCCGGAGCGATCTCCGAGCATGAAGCGGTATGGTTGAGGCACTTCACCTTGTACAGGGAGGGGAACTTTTCCAGCACCATCCGCTCGTAATCCCAGATATTCAGGGCCCTGTTTTTATGTCTCAACCGTTCGCTGACACGCCTGTAAAAGGCTTCTGCCTCTTCCTTGACCTTGCCGTTAAAAGAAGCATAGGGCTGTTCAAGGGATTTGATGCCGGCCGCCTTGTTTTTCAATTGTGAAATCGTCTTTTCCGGCAGGGGATTTTTCAGATGACCGGGATCGTTCTTTATATTGATAAAGCCCGCCGTAACGGCCTGGGTCTTGAGAGCAATGAACTGGCTCACAGCGGCTGAATCGGCGGCGGCACTTGCAGCGAGCCAGTAATAAGGGGAGGGAAGAACACCGTTTGTATTTGTTGCATCATGAGGGACATCGAATTCGATAATGCCTGTCGTCAACAGGCCGTTGGTCGTATCCGAAAGGAGCTTTGCCTTATCGAGCTTTTTCCACTCGTTATTGCAGAGATAACTCCAGTTGATTTCAGGCGCTTCGAAATCGGGGTCGCCGCTCCCCTCGGCAACCTTGAAGAGGACAGCCACATTTTGGGGAGGAACAAGGCCCGTCAGCCCTATGTAGAGGAACCCTTCCTGCTCCTTCTTATCTGCCGTAAACTGCGGCAGCAGAACATCAGTATCGACAATGAGCAGATCATTCTCATTATTTTTATCTTCTTTTGCGGCAGCAGCAGCCCCCACAGGCAACGTTTCCATGTCTCCAAAGGGAGAGATATGAAAAAACTGCTCCCTCCCGGCCTCAAAGGTCTGGCTCGATTCATAATCGATGACGAGAGACTTGATGACCGGCGTATAGGGTTCCCTGGGCACCGTCGCCGTCCCGCCGGCGGCAATGGTTGCAACGGCGGCAGAAAGCAGGCCGGGATAACTTTTATGTTTAAAGTCGGACCCGCAAAGTTCCATTTTCATGAAACCTCTTTTTGTATTATTTGTTAGTTCACTAAATTTTTCAGGCCTTTCACTTCTTTCCGTTAACAATCCGGGTTTATCAATACTTATCCCGGGGTCAGTGGTAATATTGTCGCTGAAAAGCCTGTCCTCAACCGTATTTTCCGACCATTTCTTTCCGCTCAGCACATTAATAACAGCTTTAAAACTGCTGTTGGCAGGCGCTGGAGTATAACCGGCATAATGGGAAGCAAATTCCTCAGCAGGCAGACCATGCCATTCCATGTTAAGCGTCAGCTTGTCAATTTTTTTATTAAACACCTCTTCATTGCCAATATAAAAAGACGAACCTATGGCAGGCAGGGGACTGAAGGGCTGGAAGGGTTTGTTTGGGTCCAGCTTTCCGTAGTCGCTCTGAAGAATCAGGTTTTTAACTTTATCGATATTGAGATCGATGGCAATACGGCTAAGCTTTAGTTTTTTCAGATATTCATAAGGGGTGTTGCCGGGGTTCAGGATTACCTTCAGAACGGGATGTGACGTGTTTAGCGTCCCTCCGAGAACTTTTTTATCATAGGCAATAATGGCCGGTTTTTCCTCACTCACGGTGAGTGTAAACTTCATTGCCTTATTTTCAAAATGGACCGCCGCATCATCGGGCTCAATCCATTCCTTTTCTCCACTGAAATAAAATTTAAAACTCTCTTTTGAAACCTTGCTGTTAAGAAGGGCAGGTAAATAGTCTTCCCAATCATTAAAGTTAAAGACAATGGTAATCACCCTTTTCCCTTCATTCAGGATCAGCTGGGGTGAAGCGAGAGCGAAACCGACAGTGGCCTTTTCCATCGTCTCTTCACCGGCGGCTTTTGAACTCTGGCTTTCACCAAAGGGCTTCCATTTGGGCTCTGCCGTATCAAAAGCCGTCCCGAGGCCGTCCTTTGAATCGGCATAAGGCGCAGAATAAATATTGGTTATAATCTTGTCTTCCCCTTCTCCTTTCCTCTCGATAAAAACCGTCTTAAGGCTCTCTACCTGCGCCTTATTGACAACGATCTCTTTTTCTGTGCCGTAAAAAAGCTCTGCGCCGCTATTATCTTTCCCCGCCTTTAAAAGCGTCCCTTTTTCAAGGGTATGAGAAGAAACATTTTTAGCCAGCTTGAAAATCAGGTGGACCTGGTCCGGGACTTCCGGTTTTTCTTCCAGTCGCAAAACCTCTTTATAATAAAAATCGAGGTGACGGCCCGTCATTTCATTGAGGTGGTCCCGGGCATATTGAAAGAGCTTGAGAAAGGCCAAAAAAAGCGCCATATGGGGCTGGTGTTGAGGGTACTTTTCCAGCGCCTCTTCCATGTAGGCCGGCGCTGAATCGACAATCTTTCCTATGGCGCCGTAGAAAGACTCAAAGAGGGTATTCAGGTAGTCCAGGCCGGAGAGAATTTTTTCCCCATCCGTGCCGCCCGTGTAGATGCTATTATCGGCGTCAATATCTGCGGCGGTTCCCGATGTCCGCCAGAGGCTGCTCAATTTATCATAAGCTGCCACCGGCGACGTCCACCCGCCCAGAACCTGGGCGCCTTTATCATAAGCGATAAGTTTATTCAGCCCATCGGAAAGGGAAGACTGTATGAGAATGCCAAGATCACCGTTCAGGCTCAGTTCTTTGATGGACTTCACATACCAGCCGTCGATTCGATAAGCAAGGTCGAAAATAAATTGGAAGAGCGCCTCATAATTTTCATTATCAGGCGCCGCTTCCACTTCAATCGCTAAGGCTTCATAGGTCTCTTTTAAAGCGGAAATATCCGTTTTGGCAATGTCGGCAATGAGAACGGCAATACAATTTTCAAAAAAGCAGGTCCATGATTCTATTGAACTTTCATCGACACTGAGACTGTAATGCCTTACCAGACCGGCATATTTGCCGGCAAAGAGAAGCAGATCTTCAAGGCTGCGTTCATCAACGAGAACATAAGAAGGATCGAGCATAGGGGAAAAGCGCTGCAACTGGCTCGTGCCGTCACGGCTGAGAGGGCTCTTCTTGTGACAGACTTCATTCATAGACTGATATTCGTTCCTTCCGTCTTATAGAAGGGATAAACAAAGTTATAGCGGGAATTTGTCGTTCTGATCGTATATTCGAGGGTAATTTCGATGAGTCCCTCATGAGGCTTGTCTTCCAGCGCGACCTTATCCAGCTTGATTCTCGGTTCATGGTATAAAATGGCCCTTTTAATAAGAACTTTTACATAGGTCTTGAGCGACGTGTCGAGAGGCTCGAAAAGGAGTTTCTTTAAATCGCACCCGTAGGTGGGCTGCATGATCCGCTCTCCAGGGCTCGTCGATAGCAGTATTTCCAGGCTGCTCCGGATATCTTCCTCATGAGAGATCATGGTCACCGATTTTTTGGACTTCTCGAATGTGGGAGGAAATCCCCAGCCCCTGCCTAAAAATGGAAAATTCTCTGACATTTCACTTACCCTATCAATACCGTCGCGCAGCCCATGGCAATCGAATTGGGCGGCCCCACTTCGACAACCATATCTCCCTGCCGCGCAGCGGGAAGACCGTTAATAAGCACGGTAGCGCTTCCCATGGCAATAACGCCCCCCACATGAGGCACAAGGGCCGTTAAAAGAGGGCATGCATGAAAATCCGAACCGGCCCTCCAGGCAGGCATTCCCCCGATAAGCACATCAGGGCTTCCCGGGCCGGGGCTAAGTGGTGTTCCATGACTGGTTGGATCGGCTACTCTCGCTGCAGGCTGTCCCATATTGCGATTACTCCTTCCCTATAGTGATGTAATATTCCGGATTTTAGCTGTCACTCAGTTAATCTGTACCAAAGACCCTTTCACAGTGGCCGTAGCGCTGCTGGTCATTTCAGCGCCTGACGAACCTTCCGCCTTAAACTGCGAACTGGCGGCAATGTTTGTGTTCGTCCCTTCTATGTTAACGTCGCCGCTTGCCGTAACGTTAATATCGGAGGCGCTTTCCAGGGTTATACCATCGGAATTCATCTCAATCTTGTTGCCGTTTTCATCTTCCAGCAGGATGGAACCGGCGTCATCACTCAAGACGATCTTGTTGCCGTTTGGCGTCTCTATGGTCAGGCTTATTTCATCGTCGTTGAAAATAACCTTCATTTCGCTGCGGCTCACAAAACCCTTTTCATGATTGTCGTCACTGGCAGTGATCGGCGCAGGCCTGGCGCTGCTGTTGAGCATGCCCAGAACCACGGGATCTCTGGGGTCGTCATTTAAAAATCCCAGGACGACTTCATCGTCAATTTCAGGCCGGAAAAAGGCCCCCCGCTTTTCACCTGCATCCAGGCCGGCAACACGGGCCCATATGCCATCATTTTCGGGATCGATAACGGGCATTTTAACGAGAACCCTGTCCTCGCCATCAGGGTCATCCTGGAGCTGGCTCACAACGCCGATCTGCAAACCCTGCACGGCAGGCAACAGGCCCGATGCGGGCCGGTCCATGATGCTTTCCGTCCGGGAAAACCATTTTGGAGAGAGTCCGAACTGGATATCGGTTTCCCAATTTTTCAATGTAATCTGCTGTCTCACTTCCGTTACAAAAGCCAGGCCGTTAAAGCGGTCTCCCACGCCGGCAAGGCTAAGCATATGCCCCGGTTTAATTTGCGCAAAACCCTGGCATTTGACTCTCCCTATAATTTTGGAGAGACGGCTCTTTAATATACCCGCATTGGCCCAGGCCTTTAATTCATGGTCCGCCACATGGCCCGTATGCCGGAACGGACAGGCGTCAAGGCCAATCACATCAGCCAGCGATGAAGCCGTCACATTACCCTGCTCTTCCAGTCCGGGGTCTTCGCTTTCCTCTTCTATCATTTCCTGACTTGCATAGTCCCAGGAACTGCTTTTGATTCCGCCAAGCTGGTTCCTGGCGTCCATCTCTGCTTCAAACTCCATCATTGTCGAACCATAGACCAGGGCCAGTGACGGCTCCTGCCCCGTATCGGGCGCTTTTACAAAAACCTTCCCGTCATCAACGATAACCGGTTTACCGTTCACTTCGGCCCTCGATACGATGAAATCCCAATCGGCCGAATAATATTTAACCATTTCCTTATGGGTCGCTTCCGTAGATTCCACCTCTTTATCCAGTCCGTATTCGGAAAGAATCTCTTCAATAATTTCACTGTCCTTTTTATCATGGTAATAGGCATTCTGCCGTCCCACGGTCATCTTGACTGCGCTGTCTCTGCATTCAACAACCAGCAAGGAGGGCTTGTTCGCGCGCGACTTAATGCCATGGCCCGTGATAATCCCCTTGAAGACGGTACTTTCGTCGGAATGGTAACCGGCGAGCAGTTCTATCTCTGCCCCCGGCACAAAATCACCGGAGTTGCTGATTTCAAAATCTTCCTTCGCCGCGTCGCCGTCGAGCAGCCTGATCTCGGCAAAGGGGATCCTGTTTATCGCTTTTGTCACTGCAACAGAGAGCACATGGTACTCACTGCTCACCTCACTTCCGTCACATATGATCCTGAAGCTTGGAAGGTCCGATGATGCCGGTGTGGGGACAACTCTTTCATCACTCATAATGTCATCAGTTATTTATTTGTTCCCTGCTGGTTAATAGGCGGAAATTGCAGCGTCATCCCAACCTCCAGTTCCCTGAAATTGGCCAGCTTATTCACCCGTGCCACATCCCGGTAATAAGAAAGATCACCGTAAATGCGGTAGGTCATCAAGGGCAGAGTGTCCCCCTCTTTAACGACACGATAATGGGTCAGGTCCGGTGAATTTTTGCCCTCTTCAGCCGTTCGGAGCGTATCATCAATATTTTCCGAAAAGACGGCTTTGACCTTGGCCCTTAAGGGAAAGCCATCGGGTTTAAACAGGTTATAGGTAACCTCGGCCGACTTAAGGACGCAGTCGGAAAGCAGATGCCCCCATCTGATTCTTAAATAGAGGGGCCTGTGGGTCTCGCTGTTTATCTTACCGCATGTTTCCAAAAACCACTCTATTTCATCAGCCACGTCGACTTCTTCCGAAGAAGCGCCTGTCCCGTCGAAAACGAACTCGAAGCTGTATTCCTGCGGTTTTATCTTGCCAAGTTTCTGAGTGCTTCCCGTCGTTCCCTGGCCCTGCTCGGCCTTATACTCCACTTCATATTTCTGGCTGTAGGTGGACGGATTAAACATAACGACAAATTCGTCCACCTGGGTATCATAGGTAATCTCCTTGTAGGCTTCGATCTTTAACTTTTTCAACTCACCTGTCATCTGCTCCCCTTGTTTTTCACACCTTTACTCCCCGCAGCCCGCTACCTTTCCGACTGTTTGCGAAGGATTTCCATTACCTGCTCGACACAATCGGCAATAATCTCTTCCCTGTCAGAGGCGCCCGACTCCGAAGAGTCAACGCTCTGCTGCTCTGATGCCGACTCTGTAACAGACGCCTTTATAACGAGTTCCCTGATTTCTACGGGCATCTTTAAGCGCTCCTCTTATAACTTTATGCGGGTAAAATAGTTGTACGCCAGTTCCAGTGTTTCAACGACAATCGCATTTTCCTGGGCCTTAAAATCGGAAACAGCCCACTTTACAGGCCAGGCTTTAATGAAACTCATTGTATCAGCAAGCGGTTCATGCTTTTCATTCAAAAGCGTTACGTTGACGGTGGACGTTTTAAATTCAAAGTTTTCAACAGCGTCCTTGCACCAGTCAATAAGCTTTGAATCGGTGAGGAGACCTCTTTTCAGGACCAGGTTCGAATATTTTGCCCGCCCCGGAAGGCGATGAGAGAACCTGTTCTCACCGCCTTCAACCACTTCCTCAACGGCAAGCTCGGCAGAAAACCCCGATACTTCCTGAAAACGGGTATCATTTTCACCGGCATCAAGGTCCATAAATTCCACCTTAAAGTGAAATCCTGCCGGTGGGTAATAGCCGGCCATTTAATTACCCGTTCTCTATGGTCAGGCCTTCATGGGCAACTTCAATCGATTCTATGGCAACTTCGTTGCCCGTCGATTTCAGACCCGGCCCCTCAACCTTCACAGGAAAGGCATTGACCGCCTTCCATGTCGCTACGGGCTCGTGGTTTTCATTGAGAAGGCTTATGGTAAGGTTTCGCCTTTCCGGTTTATTCATCTTTGTGGAACTGAGCCAGGTAAAAAAGTCGTTATCTTTTGCGACAAGCCCCCTCTTCATAGTAACGTTGCTATACTTCGGTATGCCCGGCATCTTTACCGCCGAATACTCTTTGCTTGCGCCGTCACGATACTCGATTACCTGATGTTCAATAGTCAGACCGGACACTTCCGAAAAACCGACTTCAGTCCCTTTGGAACCGCCCCAATCAACCTGGTAATGAAATACCGGTAATGGATATTCAGCCATGATATTCCTCCTTATTCAATTTAGTTACTTTTACTTAGCCCCTGTCTAAAGAGATCACGATTCCTGCATCTTGTGAGAGAACTTGAGAATAATGAACTCTGCAGGTCTGACGACAGCCATGCCGATCTCCACATTCATGCGGCCTTCAAGAATATCCTGGGCCGTCATCGTCGCCCCCAGCCCTACCTTGACAAAGAAGGCCTCGTCAGGCTTGGAACCGGCCAGGGCGCCTTCCCGCCATTTCTGGGTGAGGTAGTTTTCGATCATCGATTTTACCTTGATCCATGTATTGGCGTCATTCGGTTCGAAAACGGCCCAGTACGTCGATTTTTTGATCGACTCTTCCACCATATTAAAGAAGCGCCTCACCGGCACATATCGCCACTCATTGTCATTTCCGGCCAATGTGCGCGCACCCCAGACAAGGGTGCCCTTACCGGTAAAGGCGCGAATTGCGTTAATTGATTTTCCGGCGACGACATCCACATTAAGGTCTTCCTGCTCATTGCTGTCAATGGTTTCGGTCACGCCGACAACACCGCTCAGACTTACGTTGGCAGGCGCCTTCCAGACACCGCGATTACTGTCGACCATTGCATAGATACCGGCAATAGCTCCGCTTGGGGGAAGGGTCGTAAGGGAGTTGCTTAATTTTGTGATCATACTTTTATAAACGGTATGTGAATCGTAGAGGCTGCTCTCAAAAGTGCTTTCATAATTAGCGGCCGAACTGACAATTTGTGCAACGGCAGCATTAACCTGGTCAAATATCTGGCTAATGGAGGGCTCGGCGCTTTTCATCTTTGCCGTATTATCGGCGCCCGTAAATATGGACGTGTCGGCTGCCGGATTGTCGGCATGGGTCTTATCAAAGATATTGTCCCACTGGGAAGCTTCTACGGGGTGATAGGTTTCATAAAGATTATAAGACCCCGTAAGTTCAGAGTCGGCCCCTTTGTCATAACCGATAAGTGTTGACATTGAAGCCTTAAGGGAATTGGTAATCAGGTTTCCAATATCCGTTTTCAGATCTGCGC is a window encoding:
- a CDS encoding DUF1508 domain-containing protein; this translates as MTETYAIAKFRELLPAEDHAFLRKTGIELLEKLAAKLWTDYNSHDPGVTILELLCYAITELSYRTSYDIKDILTARSDDPMAPADSFFTAAQILPCSPVTVTDLRKVLVDVRGVKNAWIEIAEASPMPVWINYEESILTFEEAEGDKEVILKGLYTVLLEFEEEVTEHERKGIVHAVEKQIHKSRNLCEDFLPPVRPVEYEEIALCADIEVARDADIEAVLAEIYHGVSQYFSPQINFYTIEELLNKGKTIDEIFEGPLLEHGFIDGSELEKAGLRRELRVSDIINFIMDIEGVVAVKNILLTSYVDGEPAQINQNWILQLSGHDRAPKLEVERSKFIFYKDAMPYIANAGQVDKKLKELSGAGKKYKLKGHEKDIAMPEGEFKYLERFYPVQHDFPLCYGIGISGLPDSATAERKAQSKQLKAYLLFFEQLFADYLAQLAHVKDLFSIDESVSQTYFTQELSSIKGIEALYIDYNDYKNNLYGLVEDKALFEERRNRFLDHLMGRFCENIEEYGQLLYSLMGKSSYEKLIGDKIDFLKDYPCISSERGKAFDYTDADPLWETDNVAGMKKRIYRLLGFGDYERRTFASEHLKIVASDNDPAKYMIKLFDPDDAANVLLTASAEYTYMEYAESMLQYILAYGDNKDHYDLSDESGFKLINHCNDVIAESKAYATVDERNNDFNRVVEYFRQWCDVEGFHIIEHILLRPRNRDYRLLPVAAEKREKKVKAEVAAHRFEVFKDSPKAPGRKFEWRFRLRDPDGNIVLKSEGYKRLDSCIKGIASVRKNVCDADEDFKVLKAKDNTFYFNILADNNEIIGTSNFCVTRTEILEEIDRMKASMPYSDTITSEELTDSSLVRLAEKYGFYTSCTGVEVAHYEEPSCRHGEDPYSFRISVLLPSWSEKFRDLNFRRFVEKTIRMETPAHIFPRICWIDLKQMKELEEAYSNWLSKIRNIYGDELADPEAAENELSAAANGLIAILFNLKNVYPLAKLHDCKEGGSSEDPQIVLDYTSLGIM
- a CDS encoding baseplate J/gp47 family protein, producing MNEVCHKKSPLSRDGTSQLQRFSPMLDPSYVLVDERSLEDLLLFAGKYAGLVRHYSLSVDESSIESWTCFFENCIAVLIADIAKTDISALKETYEALAIEVEAAPDNENYEALFQFIFDLAYRIDGWYVKSIKELSLNGDLGILIQSSLSDGLNKLIAYDKGAQVLGGWTSPVAAYDKLSSLWRTSGTAADIDADNSIYTGGTDGEKILSGLDYLNTLFESFYGAIGKIVDSAPAYMEEALEKYPQHQPHMALFLAFLKLFQYARDHLNEMTGRHLDFYYKEVLRLEEKPEVPDQVHLIFKLAKNVSSHTLEKGTLLKAGKDNSGAELFYGTEKEIVVNKAQVESLKTVFIERKGEGEDKIITNIYSAPYADSKDGLGTAFDTAEPKWKPFGESQSSKAAGEETMEKATVGFALASPQLILNEGKRVITIVFNFNDWEDYLPALLNSKVSKESFKFYFSGEKEWIEPDDAAVHFENKAMKFTLTVSEEKPAIIAYDKKVLGGTLNTSHPVLKVILNPGNTPYEYLKKLKLSRIAIDLNIDKVKNLILQSDYGKLDPNKPFQPFSPLPAIGSSFYIGNEEVFNKKIDKLTLNMEWHGLPAEEFASHYAGYTPAPANSSFKAVINVLSGKKWSENTVEDRLFSDNITTDPGISIDKPGLLTERSERPEKFSELTNNTKRGFMKMELCGSDFKHKSYPGLLSAAVATIAAGGTATVPREPYTPVIKSLVIDYESSQTFEAGREQFFHISPFGDMETLPVGAAAAAKEDKNNENDLLIVDTDVLLPQFTADKKEQEGFLYIGLTGLVPPQNVAVLFKVAEGSGDPDFEAPEINWSYLCNNEWKKLDKAKLLSDTTNGLLTTGIIEFDVPHDATNTNGVLPSPYYWLAASAAADSAAVSQFIALKTQAVTAGFINIKNDPGHLKNPLPEKTISQLKNKAAGIKSLEQPYASFNGKVKEEAEAFYRRVSERLRHKNRALNIWDYERMVLEKFPSLYKVKCLNHTASCSEIAPGSVTIVPIANLRNQNAVDMLRPKASTNTLYEIREYLKKHISQFVALEVTNPSYEQVYARFKVKFHAGVDKGNYQNVLNEDIRKFLSPWAYDEGADITFGGKIHGSYIINFIEERSYVDYLTDFELFHLVNEEGPKISVEEALATSSRTILVSSNEHDIDIESLND
- a CDS encoding GPW/gp25 family protein, encoding MSENFPFLGRGWGFPPTFEKSKKSVTMISHEEDIRSSLEILLSTSPGERIMQPTYGCDLKKLLFEPLDTSLKTYVKVLIKRAILYHEPRIKLDKVALEDKPHEGLIEITLEYTIRTTNSRYNFVYPFYKTEGTNISL
- a CDS encoding PAAR domain-containing protein, yielding MGQPAARVADPTSHGTPLSPGPGSPDVLIGGMPAWRAGSDFHACPLLTALVPHVGGVIAMGSATVLINGLPAARQGDMVVEVGPPNSIAMGCATVLIG
- the vgrG gene encoding type VI secretion system tip protein VgrG, with the protein product MSDERVVPTPASSDLPSFRIICDGSEVSSEYHVLSVAVTKAINRIPFAEIRLLDGDAAKEDFEISNSGDFVPGAEIELLAGYHSDESTVFKGIITGHGIKSRANKPSLLVVECRDSAVKMTVGRQNAYYHDKKDSEIIEEILSEYGLDKEVESTEATHKEMVKYYSADWDFIVSRAEVNGKPVIVDDGKVFVKAPDTGQEPSLALVYGSTMMEFEAEMDARNQLGGIKSSSWDYASQEMIEEESEDPGLEEQGNVTASSLADVIGLDACPFRHTGHVADHELKAWANAGILKSRLSKIIGRVKCQGFAQIKPGHMLSLAGVGDRFNGLAFVTEVRQQITLKNWETDIQFGLSPKWFSRTESIMDRPASGLLPAVQGLQIGVVSQLQDDPDGEDRVLVKMPVIDPENDGIWARVAGLDAGEKRGAFFRPEIDDEVVLGFLNDDPRDPVVLGMLNSSARPAPITASDDNHEKGFVSRSEMKVIFNDDEISLTIETPNGNKIVLSDDAGSILLEDENGNKIEMNSDGITLESASDINVTASGDVNIEGTNTNIAASSQFKAEGSSGAEMTSSATATVKGSLVQIN
- a CDS encoding LysM peptidoglycan-binding domain-containing protein, which gives rise to MTGELKKLKIEAYKEITYDTQVDEFVVMFNPSTYSQKYEVEYKAEQGQGTTGSTQKLGKIKPQEYSFEFVFDGTGASSEEVDVADEIEWFLETCGKINSETHRPLYLRIRWGHLLSDCVLKSAEVTYNLFKPDGFPLRAKVKAVFSENIDDTLRTAEEGKNSPDLTHYRVVKEGDTLPLMTYRIYGDLSYYRDVARVNKLANFRELEVGMTLQFPPINQQGTNK
- a CDS encoding DUF5908 family protein → MPVEIRELVIKASVTESASEQQSVDSSESGASDREEIIADCVEQVMEILRKQSER
- a CDS encoding phage tail protein; this encodes MAGYYPPAGFHFKVEFMDLDAGENDTRFQEVSGFSAELAVEEVVEGGENRFSHRLPGRAKYSNLVLKRGLLTDSKLIDWCKDAVENFEFKTSTVNVTLLNEKHEPLADTMSFIKAWPVKWAVSDFKAQENAIVVETLELAYNYFTRIKL